From a single Verrucomicrobiota bacterium genomic region:
- a CDS encoding PEP-CTERM sorting domain-containing protein: MKTTNTTNKQVNQAGRKQPKSSFLPHWRIGSLCAMILGVLSATNAQAQFSLGGAANYSVLQSGNGGAVKMVNSTNNGNIGIGSQGGLTPSLVASNSLENGDVDFASTAIVTGSGSTIIGTTSGNIAAVNTDYAYLANLSATLGAITGNSLTINNTASSQTILASSGFLSGGNRVFNVSTNFNFNGNSVLTLDGQSLGQSIVLNFVGFGTAAGWGLGSGRIVLTGGLTSDQVLWNTVGSGVPMGLNSFLPENSFSGVFLNPNGQIDVDTTTLYGRLYGGNDSIKITGSTINAVPEPSTYALLGVGLFGALLLHRRRRNVACADGVIEEEEDAEDTEDVDALEDAKGIIMVPSPRALMKRRKLRSNQCWM; the protein is encoded by the coding sequence ATGAAAACAACCAACACAACAAATAAACAAGTAAACCAAGCGGGAAGAAAGCAACCCAAGTCATCCTTCCTTCCGCATTGGAGGATAGGAAGTCTCTGCGCGATGATCCTGGGAGTTCTCTCGGCGACAAACGCTCAAGCACAATTCAGCCTGGGGGGAGCCGCCAACTATAGTGTGCTCCAGTCAGGCAACGGCGGCGCTGTGAAAATGGTCAATTCCACCAATAACGGGAACATTGGGATCGGATCACAGGGAGGACTGACTCCTTCACTTGTAGCATCCAATTCCCTTGAGAACGGTGATGTTGATTTCGCTTCAACTGCCATTGTAACGGGGTCTGGGAGTACGATCATAGGAACGACCTCCGGCAACATCGCAGCGGTGAACACGGACTACGCCTACTTGGCGAATCTCTCCGCAACACTGGGCGCTATCACAGGAAACTCGCTTACGATTAATAATACGGCATCTTCACAGACAATCCTCGCCTCAAGCGGCTTTCTGAGCGGGGGAAACCGAGTTTTCAATGTCTCCACCAACTTTAATTTCAATGGCAATTCAGTCCTGACCCTAGACGGTCAGAGTTTGGGTCAATCCATTGTTCTGAACTTTGTTGGATTTGGCACGGCTGCCGGCTGGGGCCTCGGAAGCGGCAGGATTGTACTGACGGGTGGGTTGACCTCCGACCAGGTTCTCTGGAATACCGTCGGCAGCGGTGTGCCAATGGGACTCAACTCCTTCCTTCCAGAAAACAGCTTCTCGGGTGTGTTCCTTAACCCCAATGGCCAGATCGATGTCGACACGACAACCCTCTACGGACGTCTCTACGGAGGTAACGATAGCATCAAGATCACGGGCAGCACCATCAATGCGGTTCCCGAACCCTCTACCTATGCGCTGCTAGGCGTTGGCCTGTTCGGTGCTCTGCTCCTCCATCGTCGCCGCAGAAATGTAGCATGCGCTGATGGAGTCATTGAGGAGGAAGAGGATGCTGAAGATACTGAAGATGTCGATGCACTCGAAGATGCCAAAGGTATCATCATGGTACCTTCACCCAGAGCACTGATGAAGAGAAGGAAGCTGCGCTCAAACCAATGCTGGATGTGA
- a CDS encoding response regulator transcription factor, whose protein sequence is MKPASHSSLKPSGARVAIVDSLASCRIGLSKHILASGKLLIAWASSTAREGLEKIEADSPDILIVEIQLTGQDGLEFIKNLRPLYPTIKILVHSSLNEDFYARRCLQAGAMGFLHKTEPMGLLLPALETILRGEVYLSTRVASSALLSLTPGHQGMNNDAHRQLTDRELEIIMLMAQGDSCQDTSSKLQISPRTVQVHRTNIRQKLCLDSAARLHAYAVRFYGDGLNFDPTPVVSAADEGKLVPKEALPTSLPKPPPKTSLTKTRRPISKKQSGRSSQKTR, encoded by the coding sequence ATGAAGCCTGCATCACACAGCTCACTGAAGCCCTCCGGGGCTAGAGTGGCCATTGTTGACAGTCTGGCCAGTTGCAGGATCGGCCTTTCCAAACACATTCTCGCGAGCGGAAAGCTTCTGATCGCCTGGGCCAGCTCGACAGCCAGGGAAGGGTTGGAGAAGATAGAAGCAGACTCGCCTGACATCCTCATTGTGGAGATCCAGTTGACGGGGCAGGACGGGCTCGAGTTCATCAAGAACCTTCGCCCCCTATACCCGACCATCAAGATTCTCGTTCATTCGTCACTGAACGAGGACTTCTACGCCCGACGATGCCTCCAGGCTGGAGCCATGGGTTTCCTGCACAAGACCGAACCGATGGGACTCCTCCTGCCTGCGCTGGAAACAATCCTCCGCGGTGAGGTCTACCTCAGCACTCGCGTTGCGAGTTCAGCGCTTCTCTCCCTCACACCGGGTCATCAAGGAATGAACAACGATGCTCATCGCCAACTCACTGACCGAGAGCTTGAGATCATCATGCTCATGGCGCAGGGAGATTCCTGTCAGGACACTTCGAGCAAGCTTCAGATAAGCCCCCGGACCGTGCAGGTACACCGCACCAACATAAGGCAAAAACTTTGCTTGGATTCGGCTGCCAGGCTCCATGCCTATGCCGTCCGTTTCTACGGGGATGGCCTGAACTTTGATCCAACCCCCGTCGTGAGTGCCGCTGACGAGGGCAAACTGGTCCCCAAAGAAGCTCTGCCAACATCACTTCCCAAACCACCTCCAAAGACATCCCTCACGAAAACACGGCGACCCATCTCCAAGAAACAATCCGGGAGATCTTCACAAAAAACCCGCTGA
- a CDS encoding response regulator transcription factor, with protein sequence MSTKATTIPPRKRMASVCTKPRIAIVDSQPSSRIGLSHFIKKIGLWEIAWASATAEEALTKIAEAQPDLMILEIQLPGKDGLELIKHLMPLYPQLKVLVHSAHVEEFYAERCLRAGAMGYLHKMDPMGNFENAVKTVLRGEFYLNPRLTRHSLHSMVHHANNMKGNDNNLHNLTDRELEVMILMAKGHSCRDSAEKFHISPRTVQVHRNNIRLKIGLESAVALHAYSVRFYGEDSLSHSQDDGLVRSTPEMATAVADFVPKKHSKGNGETPMKPKNGSGKTGSRRDVTKASPRT encoded by the coding sequence ATGAGCACGAAAGCAACAACCATCCCTCCAAGAAAAAGAATGGCGTCGGTTTGTACCAAGCCTCGGATTGCTATTGTTGATAGCCAGCCCTCCAGTCGCATCGGCCTTTCCCATTTCATCAAGAAGATCGGCCTCTGGGAGATAGCCTGGGCCAGTGCGACCGCAGAGGAGGCCTTGACTAAAATAGCCGAGGCGCAGCCGGACCTTATGATCCTGGAAATCCAGCTTCCCGGCAAAGACGGACTTGAACTTATCAAGCACCTGATGCCTCTTTATCCGCAGCTGAAGGTTCTTGTTCATTCAGCTCATGTTGAGGAATTTTACGCGGAGCGTTGCCTGCGGGCGGGAGCCATGGGGTACCTCCATAAGATGGATCCCATGGGGAATTTCGAGAACGCCGTGAAGACAGTCCTGCGTGGAGAGTTCTATCTCAATCCGCGCCTGACGCGTCATTCACTTCATTCGATGGTCCATCATGCCAACAACATGAAGGGTAACGATAATAACCTTCATAATCTCACCGATCGGGAACTTGAGGTCATGATCTTGATGGCCAAGGGACACTCCTGCCGGGACAGTGCGGAAAAGTTCCATATCAGCCCCAGGACAGTTCAGGTGCACCGTAACAATATCCGATTGAAGATCGGCCTGGAGAGCGCGGTGGCACTCCATGCGTACTCCGTGCGTTTCTACGGAGAGGATTCCCTTTCTCACAGTCAAGACGACGGGTTAGTACGGTCGACGCCGGAGATGGCAACAGCAGTTGCCGATTTCGTGCCCAAGAAACACTCGAAGGGAAATGGGGAAACCCCCATGAAACCTAAGAACGGTTCGGGCAAGACTGGTTCTCGTCGTGATGTCACAAAAGCCTCCCCTCGCACTTGA
- a CDS encoding NAD-dependent epimerase/dehydratase family protein, whose protein sequence is MNILITGGAGFIGTHLAEYHLAKGDSVVALDDLSTGSEEVFNSLHCRDSGGNFHLEKGDILTWPDLESEIARSDRIYHMAAVVGMFRVLKEPVEVTRVNVLGTERLLECIARCGNLPELVIASSSSVYGHSHEAVLSEGIELVYAPEKGGLTAYALSKLTNEIQAMAYREIHALPVSIPRLFNAVGPRQSGNYGFVLPRFISQALSGEPLTVFGDGTQTRSFCDVRDTVAAIDILAGMPESWGRAVNVGNPREISILDLARMVIERSGSLSPIEFVSFEKGYGSNFWQVTQRRPSIDLLQKLTSFQHIWTLEKTIDDLIERNRTALVPGGRLL, encoded by the coding sequence TTGAATATCCTCATCACTGGCGGTGCCGGATTCATCGGAACCCACCTAGCGGAATATCACCTTGCAAAAGGTGATTCGGTTGTAGCCCTGGATGACCTGAGCACGGGGTCTGAGGAGGTATTCAATAGCCTCCACTGCAGGGACAGCGGAGGGAACTTTCATTTAGAGAAGGGGGATATCCTTACCTGGCCAGATCTTGAGTCCGAGATAGCACGTTCCGATCGTATCTATCACATGGCCGCCGTGGTCGGGATGTTCCGCGTGTTGAAAGAACCCGTCGAGGTGACCCGCGTGAATGTCCTCGGCACGGAGAGACTCCTGGAGTGCATCGCCCGTTGCGGAAATCTTCCCGAACTCGTCATTGCCTCCAGTTCCTCCGTCTACGGCCACTCCCATGAGGCTGTTCTCAGCGAGGGAATCGAGCTGGTCTACGCTCCCGAAAAGGGCGGACTCACCGCCTATGCGCTCAGTAAACTGACAAATGAAATTCAGGCTATGGCCTACCGGGAGATCCACGCCCTGCCGGTCTCGATCCCACGTCTCTTCAATGCCGTAGGCCCCAGACAGTCAGGCAACTACGGCTTTGTCCTGCCTAGGTTTATTAGTCAGGCCCTCTCGGGAGAACCTCTCACCGTCTTTGGCGATGGGACCCAGACGCGGTCCTTCTGCGATGTGCGGGACACGGTGGCCGCCATCGACATCCTCGCCGGAATGCCCGAGTCCTGGGGTCGCGCTGTGAATGTCGGCAACCCGAGGGAGATCTCGATTCTTGATCTCGCACGCATGGTGATCGAGCGCTCCGGCAGCCTCTCTCCTATCGAATTTGTCTCCTTTGAGAAGGGCTATGGAAGCAACTTCTGGCAGGTCACTCAGAGACGCCCCTCCATTGATCTCCTGCAAAA